The following coding sequences lie in one Ostrinia nubilalis chromosome 2, ilOstNubi1.1, whole genome shotgun sequence genomic window:
- the LOC135084758 gene encoding protein lifeguard 4-like, translating to MASIPLMYAQEDCELGGKENIEDDFAYRNNVMNADKEIRLGFVRKVYGLLTVQLLATTAIASVFLLVKPVQGFIHENNWMVFVAFILSMITLFALIAKRRDSPANLYLLAGFTIVQAYSIGVVVSYCDTAVVLQALAITLTVVFALTLYTLNTKRDFSFIGYGLVAGLCVLIVGGILQIFIQSSLFEIALSLTGAVLFSLFLIFDTQQMMTQLSPEEYILATINLYMDILNLFLYILRILNELNRN from the exons atgGCTTCTATTCCCCTAATGTATGCTCAGGAGGACTGTGAACTTGGTGGGAAAGAAAACATTGAG GATGACTTCGCTTACCGGAATAACGTGATGAACGCGGACAAGGAGATCCGGCTGGGCTTCGTGCGGAAGGTGTACGGGCTGCTCACGGTGCAGTTACTGGCGACCACCGCCATCGCCAGCGTGTTCCTGCTCGTCAAACCGGTGCAGGGGTTTATACATGAGAA CAATTGGATGGTGTTCGTCGCGTTTATCCTGAGCATGATTACGCTGTTCGCCCTGATCGCCAAGCGCCGAGACTCCCCCGCTAACCTTTACTTGCTGGCTGGCTTT ACCATAGTCCAGGCATACTCCATCGGCGTGGTGGTGTCTTACTGCGACACAGCGGTGGTGCTGCAAGCACTTGCTATCACCCTGACTGTTGTCTTCGCTCTCACGTTGTACACGCTCAACACCAAACGTGACTTCTCCTTCATTGGATATGG ACTCGTCGCCGGCCTCTGCGTACTAATCGTGGGCGGTATCCTGCAGATATTCATCCAAAGCTCCCTCTTCGAGATCGCTCTGTCCTTAACTGGAGCAGTCCTGTTCAGTCTTTTCCTGATCTTCGACACACAGCAGATGATGACCCAACTCTCCCCAGAAGAATACATCTTAGCCACCATCAACTTGTACATGGATATCTTGAATCTGTTCCTGTATATTCTGCGTATACTGAACGAATTAAATAGGAATTAA